The proteins below come from a single Stutzerimonas stutzeri RCH2 genomic window:
- the znuB gene encoding zinc ABC transporter permease subunit ZnuB produces the protein MPDFLLNALLAGLALALVAGPLGSFVVWRRMAYFGDTLSHAALFGVALGLMLDVNLTLAVTVGCVLLALLLVTLQQRQPLASDTLLGILAHSTLSLGLVSLSFMKDVRVDLMGYLFGDLLAVGPSDLAWIMGGSALVLLMLIPLWRPLLAITVHEELAKVEGLPVAGIRLALMLLIAVVIAVAMKIVGVLLITSLLIIPAAAAQRHARTPEQMAFGASLLGIVAVCLGLTLSWYEDTPAGPSIVVSAAALFLLSFAWPKRS, from the coding sequence ATGCCCGATTTCCTCCTCAACGCCCTGCTCGCCGGCCTCGCCCTGGCATTGGTCGCCGGCCCGCTCGGCTCTTTCGTCGTCTGGCGGCGCATGGCCTATTTCGGCGACACCCTGTCCCACGCCGCGCTGTTCGGCGTCGCCCTCGGCTTGATGCTCGACGTCAACCTGACCCTGGCGGTGACCGTCGGCTGCGTGCTGCTCGCCCTGCTGCTGGTCACCTTGCAGCAGCGCCAGCCGCTGGCTTCGGACACGCTGCTCGGCATCCTTGCGCACAGCACGCTGTCGCTCGGGCTGGTCTCGCTGAGCTTCATGAAGGACGTGCGCGTCGACCTGATGGGCTATCTGTTCGGTGATCTGCTCGCCGTCGGGCCGAGCGATCTGGCCTGGATCATGGGCGGCAGCGCGCTGGTACTGCTGATGCTGATACCGCTGTGGCGGCCGCTCTTGGCGATTACCGTGCACGAGGAGCTGGCCAAGGTCGAAGGCCTGCCGGTGGCCGGCATCCGCCTGGCGCTGATGCTGCTGATCGCCGTGGTGATTGCCGTGGCGATGAAAATCGTTGGTGTGCTGCTGATCACCTCGCTGCTGATCATTCCTGCTGCGGCGGCGCAGCGCCATGCGCGTACCCCGGAGCAGATGGCCTTCGGCGCGAGCCTGCTGGGCATTGTCGCGGTGTGTCTGGGGCTGACGCTGTCCTGGTACGAAGACACCCCGGCCGGGCCGTCCATCGTAGTCAGCGCCGCCGCGCTGTTTCTGCTCAGCTTCGCCTGGCCGAAGCGCAGCTGA
- a CDS encoding YgjP-like metallopeptidase domain-containing protein, with translation MTDLKYLRGYPEPLLAQVRQLIAEDRLGDYLQRRYPARHEVQSDKALYGYVQALKQEYLKSTPPIDKVLYDGRLDLTHRALGLHTAVSRVQGGKLKAKKEIRVAALFREAAPEFLRMIVVHELAHLRESEHNRAFYKLCEHMLPGYGQIEFDLRLFLHWRELRAQEAGSGDDA, from the coding sequence ATGACCGATCTCAAGTACCTGCGCGGCTACCCGGAGCCGCTGCTGGCGCAGGTGCGCCAGCTGATCGCCGAGGACCGTCTGGGCGACTACCTGCAGCGGCGTTACCCGGCACGGCATGAGGTGCAGAGCGACAAGGCGCTGTATGGCTATGTGCAGGCGCTCAAGCAGGAATACCTGAAAAGCACACCGCCGATCGACAAGGTGCTCTATGACGGCCGGCTGGACCTGACCCATCGTGCCCTTGGCCTGCATACCGCGGTGTCACGGGTGCAGGGTGGCAAGCTCAAGGCAAAGAAGGAGATTCGCGTCGCCGCACTGTTTCGCGAGGCAGCGCCGGAATTCCTCAGGATGATCGTGGTGCATGAGCTCGCCCACCTGCGCGAAAGCGAGCACAACCGCGCCTTCTACAAGCTCTGCGAACACATGCTGCCGGGCTATGGGCAGATCGAGTTCGACCTGCGCCTGTTCCTGCACTGGCGCGAGCTGCGGGCACAGGAGGCCGGCTCCGGCGACGACGCCTAG
- a CDS encoding DASS family sodium-coupled anion symporter, whose translation MSDTPNVVLRQGLLGIPIGLLVALLALIGVLLMPLPADLPVAGQRVLAILVFAVVVWITEAVSYEVSAIMITALLAFLVGTAPTLENPEVVYGTSKAIGMGLSGFANPALALVAGALFIAAAMTLTGLDRRIALMTLSRVGTSSRHILGGTLVVIVLLSLVVPSATARAACVVPIMLGIITAFGIDKRSNFAAGMMIIVAQGTSIWNIGIQTAAAQNLLLVGFMDKLLGERVSWIDWLIAGAPWAVLMSFVLLFIVLKLLPPETERIAGGKEAVARSLAELGPMTSAQKRLLAVSIGLLLCWATEGKLHSFDTTSTTYAGLVILMLPRIGVMNWKEVQTRVPWGTVIVFGVGISLGTVLLTTQAGQWLGAQVVAHTGLGVVGPLGIFAILGAFLIVIHLGFASATALTSAMLPILISVLLSLPGDFSRLGMTMLLGFVVSYGFILPINAPQNMVCLGTETFSARQFAKVGVLVTLIGYLSMLLFAVTWWRWLGWI comes from the coding sequence ATGAGCGATACCCCTAACGTAGTCCTTCGCCAAGGTCTGCTCGGCATCCCGATCGGTCTGTTGGTGGCCCTACTGGCACTGATTGGCGTGCTGCTGATGCCGTTGCCGGCCGATCTGCCCGTGGCTGGTCAGCGTGTCTTGGCCATCCTGGTGTTCGCAGTGGTGGTGTGGATCACCGAAGCGGTGTCCTACGAGGTCAGCGCGATCATGATCACCGCACTGCTGGCGTTCCTCGTGGGCACGGCGCCTACGCTGGAGAACCCCGAGGTGGTCTACGGCACCTCGAAGGCGATAGGCATGGGGCTTTCCGGTTTCGCCAATCCTGCATTGGCGCTGGTAGCCGGAGCCCTGTTCATCGCTGCGGCGATGACCCTGACCGGGCTCGACCGGCGCATTGCCTTGATGACCCTCTCCAGGGTCGGCACCAGTTCGCGGCATATCCTCGGCGGCACGCTGGTGGTCATCGTCCTGCTCAGTCTGGTGGTACCCAGCGCCACGGCGCGCGCCGCCTGCGTGGTGCCGATCATGCTCGGCATCATCACCGCGTTCGGCATCGACAAACGTTCCAACTTTGCCGCGGGCATGATGATCATCGTCGCCCAGGGCACCAGCATCTGGAACATCGGCATCCAGACCGCCGCGGCGCAAAACCTGCTGTTGGTGGGCTTCATGGACAAGCTGCTGGGAGAGCGGGTCAGCTGGATCGACTGGCTCATCGCCGGCGCGCCTTGGGCCGTGCTGATGTCTTTCGTGCTGCTGTTCATCGTGCTCAAGCTGCTGCCACCGGAAACCGAGCGGATAGCCGGTGGCAAGGAAGCCGTGGCGCGCTCGCTCGCCGAACTCGGGCCGATGACCTCGGCGCAGAAGCGCCTGCTCGCCGTGTCCATCGGGCTGTTGCTGTGCTGGGCCACCGAGGGCAAGTTGCACAGCTTCGACACCACCAGTACCACCTATGCCGGCCTGGTGATCCTGATGCTGCCGCGCATCGGCGTGATGAACTGGAAGGAGGTTCAGACGCGAGTGCCCTGGGGCACGGTGATCGTCTTCGGCGTCGGGATCAGCCTCGGCACGGTATTGCTCACGACCCAGGCCGGACAGTGGCTCGGCGCGCAGGTGGTCGCCCACACCGGGCTTGGCGTGGTGGGGCCGCTGGGCATCTTCGCCATCCTCGGCGCCTTTCTCATCGTGATCCATCTGGGCTTTGCCAGTGCCACGGCGCTGACCTCGGCCATGCTGCCGATCCTGATCTCGGTGTTGCTCAGCCTGCCAGGGGACTTCAGCCGGCTGGGGATGACCATGCTGCTCGGCTTCGTCGTCAGTTACGGTTTCATCCTGCCGATCAACGCACCGCAGAACATGGTCTGCTTGGGCACCGAAACCTTCAGCGCGCGGCAGTTCGCCAAGGTCGGCGTGCTGGTGACGCTGATCGGTTATCTGAGCATGCTGCTGTTCGCTGTGACCTGGTGGCGCTGGCTGGGCTGGATCTGA